TAGGCCGGAATGTGAATTGGATGACGAGCATTGATGAGTGTCCGCTTGATCGATTGCTTGATCCACCATGACGCATAGGTCGAGAATCTCGCGCCCTGCGCAGGGTCAAAGCCTTCGACAGCTCGGATTAGGCCAATATTGCCTTCTTCGATGAGATCGCCAATTGGTAGGCCTCGCCTCATGTAGTTCTTACTAATTGCAACAACAAGCCGCAGATTCGCCCGAATCATGTGGTCCTTGGCCTCGAAGTCGTTGTCGTTGATAATCCGCCAGCCAAGGGTCTTTTCCTCAGCAGCAGTCAACAGGGGAACCTGATTGATATCGCGAAGATAGACCTCAAGATTGCGGTCAGATGAATACCGTGCCATTTCACACCATTTTCCCTACTGAGCCGGGCACTCGCCGCTCCCACATGAGCGCGGCTTCATCGGTGCCTCCAAGCACCCGGCTGGCCTCCCTGAAGCCGCAATGACAACAGAGCAAATTCAACACCCACTATCAAGGTCCGATAGCAACATGTGACTGTTCCCTCAAATCCTGAGGAATTCACATCTACCGCTACAATCGAACCATCAATCGGCCTGCTTAACTGCAATAAGTGGGTGTCAAGGAAGTCAATCTAATTTTTTGATCACCTGTTCCGCACGGCCCGAATAACCCTCACCCATATTGAGATGGCTTTGCCCAAGATGAACCACGACCTGACTGACCTCCTCCGCCAGTGGCCCCGATCCGGCCGCGGGCTTGACGTGCGAGAAATCCAACTCGCAGATGGACGACATGTGCTGCAGATTCGTGTAGCTCTGGGCCTCCTCCAGTTGGAGGTCACGGGTAGACCCGACGGACTCCCCTCCTGCCTTGGCAGACTCAAGGAGACCGAAGGCCCTTTCAGCGAGGAGGATGAATTGGCCCTGCGAGACGAAGTGTCTCAATTCGATGCCCGCGTGCAGGTCCTGCTATTGCTTGGTCGACCTGGTCCAGCAGCCCTCGATGCCGACCATATGCGGGCGTGCGCCATGGAACTTGAGGCTAAAGCAAGCGGCACTGCTCCCAGCCACGCCCTGCTCGCTCGGAGCATCACACTACGAGGCCGCGCCATGGCCGATGCAGCCACTGCCCGTACCCGCCGGGACCTTGCCAGACTTGCAATCGATGATGCGTTGGGGGAGTTGCAGTCGCTCCTCTCAACTGCCGCATTCGAGTCGAGTAATGATGTGCAACTCCTCCAAGGCATGAAAGATCTGCTCATTCCACGGCTCCCCGGCTCGCAACGTGTCGAATTCGATGATCGGCTACAAGAAGCGCTACGCAGCGAGAACTATGAGCTCGCCGCCATCTTGCGAGATGAGCTGCGGCAAATGCGATAACAACCCTGTCTGTTGCTCGGATGCCTTCGGCCAAAGGCCGAGAAATTGCAGCGCCGAGATTGCCATTGTGGGATACTGCTCCAATGCATCGAGCACTGCGAATCGGCGGGGGACTCTTTCTCATCGCCCTGGCACTGGGCCTCTTGATGATGAGTTGTGGCGGGGAATCCAATCTGGATCGCGTCGCCATCTTGGCGATGCCAGGCGGGGCACCACAAAGTGGGCTCTACGCGGCAGATTGGCTTGCCGGCCATCCGGTTCGGGCTCAACTCTTGGGCGTGGGCCTCCCCATTCTGCTCCTGACAACCGCGGTGTGGATGCTTCGCTCCGCCAAATCAACAAATTAGCACTGGCCGATCCCTTCTTTGATTCTTTAGCACTCTCGATTTGTGATTTGCCATGAAGTTGTTGTTGAGGGCCACGCTTCTTTGAAAGCCCCTGCCGCCTCAAGAACGCCGCCTTGACCCTGCGATGCATAACTTTCAGTTCTGCAGAATTCTGCTTGGCCACATCAGCCGGACATGCTCTACTATGAATGTCGATTTACCAAAGCCATCCATGAGAGATGGGTTCATGGCAAGTAAGCCCTTCATTGGTGAAACGACCTTCGCGATGTTTCCGCAATGGGAACCATGACAACGCCTGTCAATGTCTGACCGGCCTTACGCGTCAATGAGACCACAAAACGTCTTGTTCATGCACAACCATGGGGAGTGGTTCCACGTACGTCCTGAGAAGGGCCGTGTATCGAAAGAGGAGAGAATGAATGTTGATGATGGCACTGACATGCGCGGCTTTGGTCGCGACAGGATCGTTCGAACATATATTGCCGCTGCAAACGGGCGAGGTCAGAGTCGAAGCA
This is a stretch of genomic DNA from Phycisphaerales bacterium. It encodes these proteins:
- a CDS encoding UvrB/UvrC motif-containing protein: MNHDLTDLLRQWPRSGRGLDVREIQLADGRHVLQIRVALGLLQLEVTGRPDGLPSCLGRLKETEGPFSEEDELALRDEVSQFDARVQVLLLLGRPGPAALDADHMRACAMELEAKASGTAPSHALLARSITLRGRAMADAATARTRRDLARLAIDDALGELQSLLSTAAFESSNDVQLLQGMKDLLIPRLPGSQRVEFDDRLQEALRSENYELAAILRDELRQMR